One genomic segment of Ricinus communis isolate WT05 ecotype wild-type chromosome 5, ASM1957865v1, whole genome shotgun sequence includes these proteins:
- the LOC107262575 gene encoding exopolygalacturonase-like encodes MKSKLSILTIFVLLSISLKIRAEKVFDVKNFGATPSQKNDISKALLAAWKAACSTPGASRILIPHAKYALRDVLLEGPCKGSMVLQIKGTLMAPADPSEHHSQGWITFQHVDHLTISGGNLDGRGKIAWGKNTCRTNVNCKNLPMNLRFDFVTNTIVEDLTSRDSKNFHMNLIGCQNFTLQRIKIIAPGDSANTDGIHIGRSNGVNIIDSKIGTGDDCISIGDGSRNIKITGVRCGPGHGISIGSLGKYKNEEPVSGVYVKKCDLINTTNGIRIKSWPGLFSGTATDLHFEDISMNNVSNAILIDQMYCPWNHCNSKASSNVKISKVTFSNIKGTSSTPTIVKLLCSKGLPCEGVELNNINVVYKGPEGPAKSECTNVKPKIGIRTDMLRGC; translated from the exons ATGAAATCTAAATTGAGTATTTTAACAATCTTTGTATTGTTATcaatttctttgaaaattAGAGCAGAAAAGGTTTTCGATGTGAAAAATTTTGGTGCTACACCTAGCCAAAAGAATGATATTAGTAAG GCTCTATTAGCTGCTTGGAAGGCTGCTTGTTCAACACCAGGTGCAAGTAGAATTTTAATTCCACATGCTAAATATGCATTACGCGATGTACTTTTGGAAGGCCCTTGCAAAGGTTCAATGGTACTTCAAATTAAAGGAACCTTAATGGCCCCAGCAGACCCTAGTGAGCACCATAGCCAGGGTTGGATTACTTTCCAACATGTCGATCATTTAACTATATCTGGAGGTAATTTGGATGGTCGAGGAAAAATTGCATGGGGAAAAAATACTTGTCGTACGAATGTAAATTGCAAGAATCTCCCAATG AATTTAAGGTTTGATTTTGTCACTAATACCATCGTTGAAGATTTAACTTCCCGGGACAGTAAGAATTTTCACATGAATCTCATCGGGTGCCAAAATTTTACACTCCAACGTATTAAGATTATAGCGCCTGGTGATAGTGCTAATACAGACGGAATTCACATTGGACGTTCTAATGGAGTAAACATTATTGATTCAAAGATCGGCACTGGTGATGATTGCATCTCTATTGGTGATGGCAGTCGGAATATCAAAATCACAGGAGTAAGATGTGGACCAGGTCACGGTATTAGCATCGGAAGCTTAGGAAAGTACAAAAATGAAGAACCTGTTAGTGGAGTTTATGTTAAGAAATGCGATCTCATAAATACTACTAATGGCATAAGAATTAAATCTTGGCCAGGACTATTCAGTGGCACTGCAACTGATCTGCATTTTGAAGATATTTCCATGAATAACGTGAGCAACGCTATCCTCATAGATCAAATGTACTGTCCTTGGAACCACTGCAATTCCAAG GCTTCATCAAATGTTAAGATCAGTAAGGTTACTTTCTCTAATATAAAGGGCACTTCTTCAACTCCTACCATCGTTAAACTTTTATGCAGTAAAGGCTTACCATGCGAGGGCGTGGAACTCAATAATATTAACGTCGTATATAAAGGCCCTGAAGGTCCTGCAAAATCTGAATGTACAAATGTCAAGCCTAAAATCGGGATACGAACAGATATGCTTCGTGGATGCTAA